The following are encoded in a window of Deinococcus sp. YIM 134068 genomic DNA:
- a CDS encoding LutB/LldF family L-lactate oxidation iron-sulfur protein, producing MSAGGIIPRKTFQDAAHETLSNAQMRRNLQHATTTIRDKRLRAVSELPDWEELRTQGAAVKDHALAHLGDYLLDLEAAVQRAGGQVHWARDAAEAREIIGSIAEGHGVREVIKVKSITTDEIELNGGLSERGIHAIETDLAELIVQLAEDRPSHILVPAIHRNRAEIRDLFRRKLGADLLTDEPKQLADAARLYLREKFLSTKVAVSGANFAIAESGTVCVVESEGNGRMCVTMPEVLISVMGIEKVLPTWQDVAVFLQLLPRSSTAERMNPYNSFWSGVREGDGPQEFHLVLLDNGRTDVLADEVGRQTLRCIRCSACLNVCPVYERAGGHAYGSVYPGPIGAILTPQLLHLEDKNANTLPWASSLCGACYDACPVKINIPEVLLYLRGKITEEKPLNAEAIAFRTAAWVMSEPHRFEGAIKLARTGQGPLVKQGAIHTLPGMLGGWTDTRDLPPLAAQSFREWWRKRPAPPTRETDGDAQLSEGELLGPQRTDDRGPV from the coding sequence ATGAGCGCGGGCGGGATCATTCCGAGGAAGACCTTTCAGGACGCGGCCCACGAAACCCTCTCCAACGCGCAGATGCGCCGCAACCTCCAGCACGCCACCACGACCATCCGTGACAAGCGGCTGCGGGCCGTCTCTGAACTCCCCGACTGGGAGGAATTGCGGACCCAGGGCGCGGCGGTCAAGGACCACGCCCTCGCTCACCTCGGCGACTATTTGCTGGACCTGGAGGCCGCCGTCCAGAGGGCGGGCGGGCAGGTCCACTGGGCGCGCGACGCGGCGGAAGCTCGGGAGATTATCGGGAGCATCGCTGAGGGCCACGGTGTCCGCGAGGTCATCAAGGTCAAGTCCATCACCACCGACGAGATCGAACTCAACGGTGGCCTCTCGGAGCGCGGCATCCACGCCATCGAGACCGACCTCGCCGAACTGATCGTGCAACTCGCCGAAGACCGCCCCAGCCACATCCTCGTCCCGGCGATCCACCGTAACCGGGCGGAAATCCGGGACCTCTTCCGGCGCAAACTCGGCGCCGACCTCCTCACCGACGAGCCTAAACAGCTTGCCGACGCTGCCCGCCTTTACCTGCGCGAGAAGTTTCTGAGTACGAAGGTCGCCGTCTCGGGCGCCAATTTCGCCATCGCCGAGAGCGGCACGGTCTGCGTCGTGGAGTCCGAGGGCAACGGGCGCATGTGCGTCACGATGCCGGAAGTCCTGATCAGCGTCATGGGCATCGAGAAGGTGCTCCCGACGTGGCAGGACGTGGCGGTGTTCCTCCAACTGTTGCCCCGCTCCTCCACCGCCGAGCGCATGAACCCCTACAACTCCTTCTGGTCTGGCGTGCGGGAAGGCGACGGCCCGCAGGAATTCCACCTCGTCCTCCTCGACAACGGGCGGACGGACGTGCTCGCCGACGAGGTGGGGCGGCAAACGCTGCGCTGCATCCGCTGCTCCGCCTGCCTGAATGTGTGCCCGGTGTACGAGCGCGCGGGCGGCCACGCTTACGGGAGCGTGTACCCCGGTCCCATCGGCGCGATCCTGACGCCGCAACTGCTGCACCTGGAGGACAAGAATGCGAACACTCTTCCCTGGGCCAGCAGCCTGTGTGGCGCGTGCTATGACGCCTGCCCGGTGAAGATCAACATCCCCGAGGTGTTGCTCTACCTGCGTGGGAAGATCACCGAGGAGAAGCCCCTGAATGCGGAGGCCATCGCCTTCAGGACCGCCGCCTGGGTGATGAGCGAGCCGCACCGCTTCGAGGGGGCGATCAAGCTCGCGCGGACAGGGCAGGGGCCGCTCGTGAAGCAGGGCGCCATCCACACTCTGCCGGGGATGCTCGGCGGCTGGACGGACACCCGCGACCTGCCGCCCCTCGCCGCGCAATCCTTCCGCGAGTGGTGGAGGAAACGGCCCGCTCCTCCAACCCGTGAGACCGACGGCGACGCCCAGCTCAGCGAGGGCGAACTCCTCGGCCCGCAGCGCACGGACGACCGGGGGCCGG